CATCCTGTATATAAGTCTATGATCTCCAATATGAATTACAGAGGAAATTCAGAACCAAATGGACCATTGGCATTAACGTTAGCAAAATTCTTCGAAATTTGGTCAAGTCAATGATCTCAGCAAGGGATACTGAAGATCTCGAGGCCATTTTGTGTTTGATTTAAAAATGATCCAGTACAAAACTCATGATTTACAACGTAGATTGAGATGAGCCGATTTGAACCAAACTTACCATTAAATTGACGATAGCAAAATGGACCGTGATTCATACCAAGGGATATTGAAAATTTCGCTCCAATTCTGGATTAGGCTTTAAATGAGcttgcgcgaagcctatgaaCAATATGCGTTCGAAGGAAGTTTAGATCAAAATGGACCGTATTTCACTTGACGTTAGCAAAGTTCGCCAAAATCTGGCCCTATATATCATTGATCTGTAGCAAGGGATATCGAAACTTTGGACCATTTTGCATCTGAGCTTAAAATAAGCCCGTACGATTCcaatgatgaaaaaaaaagggcccATACGGAACTCGTGATTTACAATATGAACTGGGAGGAGATTTGGACCCAATTTGAACCGCTGGAATTGGCGATAGCAAGCAAGGCTAGGCCATgatgattttatattatagCAGGGGATATTGGATATTTGGGCCGCATTCGTGATTCGGCTTTAAATGAGCTCTTAAGAACCGAACCCCATGTTCTATAATCTGTGTTAGGAgaaattttagataaaaaaagaaaaagaaaaaggaccgTTCGTCTCGAAACGTTAGGAACATCCGCCGAAACGTGGCCCAGTCATTGATATGTAGCGATGGATATTGAAATCTCCGATCCCGATCTCGAAATGAGCTTGTATGACACCAATGATCTACAATATGGACTGGGAGGATATTCGAACCAAGTTGATCATTGGAATCGACGATATCAAAATGGGCCGAAAAGCGGCTCGATCCGTGATCTACAGTAAGGGAAATTGGAAATTTCGGCCCGATTCACAATTCTTCTCGAAATGCATCCATATAAAAAGCTTTTGATCTACAGTGTGTCTTATGAAGAAATTCAAAACCAAATGGACCATTGGACTTTGATGTTAGCAAAATTCGCCAAGATGTGGTCAAGTCGATGATGGTCTATCTAGAAAGGGAAACTGGAATTTTCGGGTAATTTTGTATTTGATCTTAGAATAAGTCCGCATAAAACTCATGTTTTACAATATGGATTGGGAGGGGACTTGGACCATATTGACCATTGGAATCAACGGTAGCCTAATCAGGGCATGATGTATAGTAAGGTACATTGAATATTTCGGCCCAATTCACGATTCGCCTTTAAATTAGCTCTCAAGAGCCCTGTGATCTACAATGTGTTAAGAGGGAATTTTAGATCAAAATGGACTATTAGACTTGATGTCAGCAAAATTCGCCAAAATGTGACCCAATCAGTGATCTATAGCAAAGGCTATACCATATCCATATCCCACCACTGATTGGTCCTCAAGGAGAAAACAAGCCACCATATCCCATCATTTATGGGCTTTGGTCTTGAGCTAATACGATGTCCCTTGACCTCAGATTATACCCGCACTTTTCAATGGGTCCGGAAGTTTCCCTAGTCTAGGCCGAGCCCGGATAGGGGTAAGACTGCCAGTGCCAGAGATCGGATGATCAAGTGAAACTGAAGAATGTAGCCAGGAAAAGTAGAACCTAGAAAGCTGCACTACTGGTAATATCTCCATGCACATAGAATTATAGAGGAACTTGCTCACAAGTATATTTGGTAATGGATTTGTCAGGAGACTCGGGACCATATAATCTAAAGCCAACCACCCACACTTAAATGTAGAAGCGGAACTGGAAACTCCCCAGGACAAAGTAATGGCGGAGAAAGTAGCAGCTCCCGAGCAGATACAGTCACTACAATAGATTAACTACCCGCGAGGGATTGACTACTTGGCAAGTTGCCAATGTCTTGATACGACTCTGTGCCTCCGTATTTGATCTGGAGCGACTTCTTCCTTCGCCATTACTTCTAAGTAGGTTAACAACTATCCAGACTTGGATGAAGCAGATCTCCAATTTGAACATCTCCATGCAGCAAGCCCACCCAATGCAGGGTCTTAATCTCGAGCAACTCCATTTACATCAAAAAAGTCATCATGCCACAACATTAATGCTTCAACCGAGCTTAATCATTTCACAACTTGTAGGCCCCTGACCTCCACAAAGATGTCCAGGTTCTATATATAGCCTTTGATGGGAAATTAGATGGGAATATGATATCTCACCACTCCAAAAAGGATGATCCTCCTCAACTGCAGCCAAGATGAATCCAAAAAGGCAGACCCATAACAACATCTATAGGAATCCAAAGAACCTCGATTTTGATGGTAGTAGTAAGCCTCAGATACAGAGCACAAATCAGCAAAACTGGTACTACCTTAACCCACCCCAATCTGATTATCTCATTGTAGGAGGAAACTGATATTGCAGGTCATGCCAAAAGCTCATCAATCATCAGAAAGAGAAACATCTTGTAGGACAGCAATCTCAACTTGGTTAAGCTCTTAATTCCTTCTACCTCCGCTTCTTATGAGCTGCTTCCTAGGAGTTAACTTCCGGAATGCAGCATGCAGCATTAAGACTGTGAAACAGTTGCAATTAAGAGCAGATACAGAACATATGAAAAATCTAAGTGAAGCAGAAGGTATCTTTCTCTCACCTGCATAGCTGACAGCAAGTGAACAGAACAGTGCCATCTGGACATTGCAACATAACAGAATCACTGCTGTGGCTGCAAAAGAGATGCACTTTAGACAATTGAATTCTGCGATACATATGTGTCCACATCTATAATTTTTAAGCCTAGCTCAGCAATTCCAGAAAGTAAAGGACACTTCCAGCAGAAATTAGAAGACAGCTACAATAAGAGTAACTAGCAATCTCGTATAAATATTAACTTAAGATCAGCAGTTGCACTGCACTTTAGCTGCAAGTTGTGGCCACCATTCCGTGGCAAGTGAGCATTTTCAGGACTATGTAAAATGAATGAAGGTATACAACAATGAGAATTTCTGAAAGTAAAAGGAACCCCTGGATTGTAATCTTTATGGCTCACTAATTTCTGGCACGGCGCCAAAGAAAGCTCTGATCCttctcagttttttttttttttgggataaagTTCTTTTGAGTTTTGGACCAGAAGAAACACACCGTTTACTAATTAATCTAGGAGATGCGCcctgaaaagaaaacaagatAATCATCCTAGTCCAAAATGCTAGAAGTAGCATGCCACACAATCATATATGACTTAAGATTTACTTCACAAGATCCTGAAATTATCCTCGTGCTCCTTTCGCATCCAAAATGCTCCCACATGAAGTAAAAATTGgacaaaatattttcaaagaatTATCTAATGGCTTGCTACTTATAAGAAAAAGACCTTATATAAAGAACACTAGGaagaccaaaaaaaagaaactaacaGTTTATTAGGAAATATACATCTTGCTCATTGGTGTTGGAGACAGAAAGACAAGCTTTCactgaaaaaaatcaaaagatatAGGGAAAATTCCGGTGCATGTTTTCCGACACTGAAACAGAAAAACAACGGTCGATGGAGAAAAGAGAGCTAACTCACCACACTGAGCAGTCCGGATCAGACATAACCGAATGATAGGTCGTTGGTTAAATCCCCATTTATCATCACTGAACTTGAAAAAATCCCAAAGAGCTAAACTAGACAACAACCCAACAAGGGCAAATGGCATCTGATACCTGCAATCGATACGAAATCAATTGAGCAATTCATTGTCTAGACAATCCATCCAGCCAAACCAAAGAGAGCAAAATGAAGTGATAAGAGTTTTAAAACTCTCTTATAATTTTGCATTCTTTCCAGCTTTCCCCCCAAACTCATCATTACAAGTTCAACTCCAGAATATGGGCAAAGATAATTACGCCAGTCCTCATTATCATTTACAGTTAGTTCTAAGTAAAACGATTAAACATGCTACATAACTCCAATTCCAATTAGCTACATGATTCGAGCAGGAAATAACTTCAAGGAGGACAAAGCAGATATCCGTAAGCCGAAGGCAGTAAGCTCCAATTTCCAGAAACGGAATGAGATATGCTAGGGAAATCGtagatagagagagaagacGATGCGTACAGAGTACAGGCGAAGAAGAGGATAAACAGTGTGGCGTAATTGCGGGCGAAGCGCTTGACATTCTCCTGAACCCTAAGCCTCGCTTGAGTGGGCGACGACGGGAATGAGTAGGAATCGCACGACCCGACAAAACCGTCCGTCCACGATGGGGTCTCGCCGGAGAAGTCATCGGTGGTGAGCTTGGCGAAGGGGTTAAGTGTGAAGAGGGAGATTAGTGTTCCTAGGTGAGAGAAGAGGGAGGAGAAGAATCCGCCGCCGGCACCGGGAGGTACGCCGAGTCCAGAGCCGGCGGAGGCGGATGCGGAGGGGGCGGAAGCGGAGGAGCGCTGGTCGAGGAGCTCGAGGTAACCGGAGTCGCGGAGCCACGACTCCAGCGCAGGCTCCGGCAGGCTTAGGGATAAGGGATTCGATTGGAACGACATTTCTTCGTTTTATGAGAGTTTGGGGCTTATCACGACATGTTGTCACTTTATCGGGTTCTGTTTTTGGGTTTTATTTGCTCCGGTCAGCTCAGCGCGCCCTCTCCCGTCCCATGTGGGGGAGACATCACGGTCATCATTGTTTTTCTCATaacaatatttcatttttatcttcttcttttttatttattaatctaTGGTTAAATAGTGTCTGGGCCAGTCTATGTGCATTAGTTCGATTTATACACCACCTTCCCGACGAGTCAAAGACAAGCGCCATTCGCGCTCGACCTAATAATTAGTTGTGTGTTATTACATGACTTAAGAATCTATTTAAATtgtgtttaaaaaaaaatggatggaGCTAGACAACCGATAATCTTGTCaatatgagaaaataataatgaaaggTTAAAAAAGCAAATATTATATAACTAAACTTACTCTTCGTGGTTTGTTGTGCAGAAGCACCCGATCCATGCAATAATCTGTGgaaatttctatatatatatttatttattttatttttataagtaGACAAAAATCTTGTTAAAACGTGTCGTTGAGAGAGACAGGGGCGTACCTTTCATCTATCTGCCTGCGGCTGCTTGAATCTTCTGACCGAGACCGAAAATGTCGGCCAGTCATTTCGTCAAACAACTCTTCCGCTTCAACTCCCGCCATTACCTTGCACGACCTCCGTCTCCCTCCTCCCTGCTCCTAAGCTGCCTCTCATCAGCTCTTTCCAGGACCTATAATCACCGCACTCCTTACACAACCGACAGCAGATTTTCCTCCggttctccttcttcttcttgctcttTGTCAGTGTCTTCGGAGACCGCCGCCACAGAACCGTTCTCATCATCTTATCTCTCTGTCCGCATCCAGTGCCGGAAAGACGAGGCTGTAAGTTCGGACAACCGAACTGGTGTTCCTCGCAAGAGGTAGCTAGCTGATTGCGGTCCCTTCTCTACTTAAGATCTGATCTTTACGCTCTGCCCTCAGGATGTGCTTTCAGAAGCTCTTTTGTGCTTCGGTGCGAGCTCCATCAGCATCGATGAAGAAGATGGCCCCACGAGCTCCGATGAGGTATCGCGTTCATAAGCAAGAATTTTGCGTCGAGTTTGCGGGACTGCTGCACGAATTTGTCCTCAAAGGTGAAAAACTACCTGAGTTGAAGTTCTCATCAAAATAATGTTCTGCAGATTTCAATCGATTCTGTATTTTCTCCAAGTGAAGATGTGGGCGCGTGCATTTCAAATGCAGCTGATTCCATAGGCTTGAAAGAACTTCCAAAGTATGAGGTCGAAAGGCGAGAGCAAGAGGACTGGATTACGAAAAGCCAGGTCGATTTCCTTCTCTAGCAATGCTCTCGATGCTGTTCTTCTTGAAACCTCGATGCATGACCATATCCATGTTAGTATGTTCTCGCTCTCAATCCCCTTGGTTACCTGTTGCAGGAATCGTTTCATCCAGTGGAAGTTACGGAAGGACTTTGGATTGTGCCCGAGTGGCGAGCACCCCCAGTATGATTCCTTCAATATGTGTCGTGAAACATCGTACCATTCTTAATTGCAGACCCGAGAACTGTCCCGTTCTTGAAATGTTTTGATTTATATAGATTTGATACTGCTGGGCTTCGACAGTCGTGACGAGGCTTGCTTTGCTTGTGCAGGATGTGAATGCGACAAACATTATTCTGAATCCCGGATTAGCTTTTGGAACTGGGGAGCACCCTACTACGAGTTTATGTCTACAGCTGCTCCGTGGACTCATAAGAGGAGGGGAACACTTCTTGGACTATGGAACTGGTTCTGGAGTTCTCGCTATCGCAGCACTCAAGGTACCTGCAAATCACAtcaaacatatatatcatcAGACACTAACGCTGCACCTAATAATTGATACTGCTAGCTTGATTGGAGGGAACCAGGATTGCATCAAAGTTTTCAAAAGTTTAGGGCAAGTAATTACGTCTTTCACCCATCACCAACCTGTGTCTATTGAGTAACCAATTAGCAGAAGCTGATGAAACAACATTCTCGAATTTCCGCCGGCACAACTCCCGGGGATCCAGCTAGGTGCAGGCTTGGCAGTTGGAATTGATATAGATCCTGTGGCGATATCATCAGCTCGTCAAAACGCTGCTCTGAACAACATTGGCCCTGGGAGGATGCGACTCCACCTAGTCCCAGACAATCGTCCCGCCTCAAACGAAGCAATGCGTGTAGATGAAGAAGGGAGGGCCGCTCCTGGGCATGAGTTTATCTCGGAAGAAGAGATGTATGATATTATCATTGCAAACATACTCTTGAATCCTCTGTTAGAGTTAGCTGATCAAATCATATCATACGCGAAGCCTGGTGCAGTTGTCGGCATCTCTGGTATCTTATTGGAGCAGGTATCTTATATTCGTTTCTTTTTGGCCAGTCATGAGTCACATGACGCCACTAGTTCACGAGGAATATGTGAACCTGATTCGAGTGTCCTCTGTATTTGTGTAGGTTCCGTACATCACCAGTCGATATTCACATTTCATGGAAGGTATATCAGTCTCAGAATTGGATGATTGGGCATGTGTCACTGGCAGGAGGAAGAAGCATCTCTCAGGCAGCTAAGCTTCCACTTAACTTGCTCAAGTGAAGTTGCCAACACTTACGGCGTTATCCGCCTTGTGCACATGTTAGTCCGGAACCACGAATGTAAACTTTCTCCCACACAAAAGTGTAACTATCTTCCATGCAGTTACCTGCTTAATATCATTAGCGTATGAGCTACATAGCTGCCCTAAGTGTATGTACTCGAAACTCTTTCAGATTTCAATTTAATGGAACTGTCTCTCTTCTCTAAGTTTCCATTGCATTGATCGCGCATGACGAGGCATTCTCATGATATAAAGGTTGTTGATGAACCGACAACCAGAAAGATGCATAAAATGTTAAAAGGAATTTCCCATGCAATGTTTTACGTCATTGACTAAATTAAGATAGTGAAAACTATGACGTTGACGAGCTCATGCTTGGGAACAAAGCTCAGAACTTAGGAGAACGATTCTGAACTTAGAAGGACAATTCTAAACCGGAAATGACTGCTCAAGAGCCAATAAATACCACTGATCAGTGCTTACCAGGAAAAACTTCATTGATTAGTAAAACAAGAACAGATTAAGCT
Above is a window of Punica granatum isolate Tunisia-2019 chromosome 7, ASM765513v2, whole genome shotgun sequence DNA encoding:
- the LOC116212624 gene encoding PRA1 family protein H yields the protein MSFQSNPLSLSLPEPALESWLRDSGYLELLDQRSSASAPSASASAGSGLGVPPGAGGGFFSSLFSHLGTLISLFTLNPFAKLTTDDFSGETPSWTDGFVGSCDSYSFPSSPTQARLRVQENVKRFARNYATLFILFFACTLYQMPFALVGLLSSLALWDFFKFSDDKWGFNQRPIIRLCLIRTAQCATAVILLCCNVQMALFCSLAVSYAVLMLHAAFRKLTPRKQLIRSGGRRN
- the LOC116212623 gene encoding uncharacterized protein LOC116212623 isoform X1 encodes the protein MSASHFVKQLFRFNSRHYLARPPSPSSLLLSCLSSALSRTYNHRTPYTTDSRFSSGSPSSSCSLSVSSETAATEPFSSSYLSVRIQCRKDEADVLSEALLCFGASSISIDEEDGPTSSDEISIDSVFSPSEDVGACISNAADSIGLKELPKYEVERREQEDWITKSQESFHPVEVTEGLWIVPEWRAPPDVNATNIILNPGLAFGTGEHPTTSLCLQLLRGLIRGGEHFLDYGTGSGVLAIAALKLGAGLAVGIDIDPVAISSARQNAALNNIGPGRMRLHLVPDNRPASNEAMRVDEEGRAAPGHEFISEEEMYDIIIANILLNPLLELADQIISYAKPGAVVGISGILLEQVPYITSRYSHFMEGISVSELDDWACVTGRRKKHLSGS
- the LOC116212623 gene encoding uncharacterized protein LOC116212623 isoform X2, whose product is MSASHFVKQLFRFNSRHYLARPPSPSSLLLSCLSSALSRTYNHRTPYTTDSRFSSGSPSSSCSLSVSSETAATEPFSSSYLSVRIQCRKDEADVLSEALLCFGASSISIDEEDGPTSSDEISIDSVFSPSEDVGACISNAADSIGLKELPKYEVERREQEDWITKSQESFHPVEVTEGLWIVPEWRAPPDVNATNIILNPGLAFGTGEHPTTSLCLQLLRGLIRGGEHFLDYGTGSGVLAIAALKLGAGLAVGIDIDPVAISSARQNAALNNIGPGRMRLHLVPDNRPASNEAMRVDEEGRAAPGHEFISEEEMYDIIIANILLNPLLELADQIISYAKPGAVVGISGSVHHQSIFTFHGRYISLRIG